Proteins encoded within one genomic window of Brassica rapa cultivar Chiifu-401-42 chromosome A09, CAAS_Brap_v3.01, whole genome shotgun sequence:
- the LOC103841834 gene encoding protein FAR1-RELATED SEQUENCE 5 isoform X1, translated as MENNQKSGQEAVLGGQCESSLQVSGDLTLINQKSVEIFVEEDDISLGESEEDYELANKEDLLETEDIDALEANNENEKKDELCIGMEFSSEDTAHMAYSKYAGNHGFNIRKQRRTKKKKDDEKVARILYVCSKEGVRKEPKVNRSYTRPITRCGCKAHMACYLQSSGRYRIVSFNQNHNHDLVRTPMKHLLKGNRAVTVSQKQHADDAEMSGISAKATIEMMSREVGGRENLGFLDKDYRNYICRKRMAEMEKGDAGAVLEYFQKKKEDNSSFFYSMQLDKDDMITNIFWVDDRSISDYNLFGDVVCFDTTYKTNEYDRPFAPFVGVNHHKQTVVFGAALLYDETTESFKWLFETFLGAMSGKQPKTILTDQSAAMANAIVKVFPETIHRLCVWHIYVNAAKNLSRVFHGPDQFAMDFGKCVYDHEEEEDWLLAWSDMLNKHKLTENKWLKNLFEVKEKWAMVYGRHTFTADMVSTQRSESMNSILKRYLKRNFDLLTFFKHYERVLDDRRYKELVADFGMMHTSPVLVVCVEMLQHAEEVYTPEVFTLFQKEYTVIGDYVAKKTSKSEMVYEYNVSYRGVAREHLVKYDAADQTIHCSCMKFSFAGILCRHALKVLDKKNVRRIPPTYILNRWSKEAKARTVSYYHSETPNEAVKQSIGKRYSHICRTFREIASVAAEHIELTLCADKDAIELLKKLEEKKKELVRANKWMPHSLEDKLVDEEEEEDDEDVPNVRGIKRKNPCGRPKNQKDGSHGRFKSVLEKKNLGTSRSSSKARAKKKLSFQESTPTPDTQLSFATSGPILHNEPFFSQVPEESTPTPDTQLSFAATGPILHNESFLSQVPQEPTLTPDTHVSAAATNPTLHSGSFFSQLLQNFDKNYGNGSSKDFNKNYGDGL; from the exons ATGGAGAACAATCAAAAAAGTGGTCAAGAAGCTGTTCTTGGTGGTCAGTGTGAATCTAGTTTACAAGTCTCGGGTGATCTCACTTTGATAAATCAAAAGTCGGTTGAGATTTTTGTCGAAGAAGACGACATTTCACTCGGTGAATCTGAGGAAGACTATGAACTGGCCAACAAAGAGGATCTACTTGAAACTGAAGATATTGATGCTTTAGAAGCAAACAATGAGAATGAGAAGAAAGATGAACTTTGTATTGGAATGGAGTTTAGTTCTGAAGATACTGCGCATATGGCTTATAGTAAGTATGCAGGCAATCATGGTTTCAACATAAGAAAACAAAGgaggaccaaaaaaaaaaaagatgatgaaaAGGTAGCAAGGATTCTTTATGTATGCTCAAAAGAGGGGGTTAGGAAGGAGCCTAAGGTCAATAGATCTTATACCCGACCAATCACAAGGTGTGGTTGTAAAGCTCACATGGCTTGCTACCTTCAGAGTAGCGGAAGATATAGGATTGTGTCTTTCAACCAGAATCATAACCATGACTTAGTGAGGACACCTATGAAGCATTTGCTGAAGGGAAATCGAGCAGTCACTGTCTCTCAAAAACAACATGCTGACGATGCTGAAATGTCAGGAATTTCAGCAAAAGCAACCATTGAAATGATGAGCAGAGAAGTTGGGGGGAGAGAAAATCTAGGTTTTTTGGATAAAGACTATCGCAATTACATATGCCGTAAACGGATGGCAGAAATGGAAAAGGGAGATGCTGGAGCAGTTTTAGAATactttcagaaaaagaaagaagataatTCCTCATTTTTTTATTCAATGCAACTTGATAAGGACGATATGATCACAAATATCTTCTGGGTGGATGATCGGTCTATAAGCGATTACAATCTCTTTGGAGATGTTGTTTGTTTTGACACAACTTATAAGACCAATGAATATGATAGACCGTTTGCTCCATTTGTCGGGGTAAATCATCATAAGCAGACTGTTGTGTTCGGAGCTGCCCTCTTATATGATGAAACTACTGAGTCTTTTAAGTGGCTTTTTGAGACTTTTCTTGGAGCAATGTCTGGAAAACAACCAAAAACGATTCTTACAGACCAATCTGCAGCAATGGCGAATGCAATAGTGAAAGTGTTTCCAGAAACAATACATAGGTTATGTGTCTGGCATATTTACGTAAATGCTGCAAAGAATTTGAGTCGTGTGTTTCACGGACCAGACCAGTTTGCCATGGATTTTGGAAAGTGTGTATATGAccatgaggaagaagaagattggTTATTGGCATGGAGTGATATGCTCAATAAGCATAAGCTGACAGAGAATAAATGGTTGAAGAATTTGTTTGAGGTGAAAGAAAAATGGGCAATGGTATATGGCCGTCATACTTTTACAGCCGATATGGTGAGCACACAGCGTAGCGAAAGTATGAACAGTATTTTGAAAAGATACTTGAAGCGCAATTTTGACCTGTTGACCTTTTTTAAACACTATGAGAGAGTGTTGGATGATAGGCGATATAAAGAATTAGTTGCTGATTTTGGTATGATGCATACTTCGCCAGTATTAGTTGTCTGTGTAGAGATGTTGCAGCATGCAGAAGAAGTGTATACACCAGAAGTGTTTACCTTGTTCCAAAAGGAATACACTGTCATCGGTGATTATGTCGCAAAAAAGACTAGTAAGTCTGAGATGGTGTATGAATATAATGTATCTTATCGTGGAGTTGCACGAGAGCATTTGGTTAAGTATGATGCTGCAGACCAAACGATACATTGTAGTTGCATGAAGTTTTCATTTGCTGGGATCTTATGTCGTCATGCATTGAAAGTGttggacaaaaaaaatgttagaagAATTCCACCTACTTACATTCTGAATCGTTGGAGCAAAGAGGCAAAAGCACGAACAGTATCTTATTATCATTCAGAGACACCTAATGAAGCCGTGAAGCAATCGATTGGAAAGCGATATAGTCATATTTGTCGTACTTTCCGTGAGATTGCATCAGTTGCTGCTGAGCATATAGAACTGACATTGTGTGCAGATAAAGATGCGATTGAGTTGCTAAAAAAATTggaggaaaagaaaaaagaacttGTGAGAGCTAATAAATGGATGCCCCATAGTTTAGAGGATAAACTtgtggatgaagaagaagaagaagatgatgaggatGTTCCAAACGTACGTGGAATTAAAAGGAAAAATCCATGTGGGCGACCAAAGAACCAAAAAGACGGATCCCATGGTCGATTTAAAAGTGTTCTCGAAAAGAAAAATCTTGGTACATCAAGATCATCAAGTAAGGCTAGAGCAAAGAAAAAGTTATCTTTTCAg GAATCAACTCCTACTCCTGATACCCAGTTATCTTTTGCTACCAGCGGTCCGATCTTACATAATGAGCCATTTTTCTCTCAAGTACCCGAG GAATCAACTCCTACTCCTGATACCCAGTTATCCTTTGCTGCCACCGGTCCGATCTTACATAATGAGTCATTTCTCTCTCAAGTACCCCAG GAACCAACTCTTACTCCCGATACCCATGTATCTGCTGCTGCCACCAATCCGACATTACATAGTGGGTCATTTTTCTCGCAATTACTCCAG AACTTCGACAAGAATTATGGCAATGGTTCATCGAAAGATTTCAACAAGAATTATGGCGATGGTTTATAG
- the LOC103841834 gene encoding protein FAR1-RELATED SEQUENCE 5 isoform X2: MLYNINIAILKLFVQIAMENNQKSGQEAVLGGQCESSLQVSGDLTLINQKSVEIFVEEDDISLGESEEDYELANKEDLLETEDIDALEANNENEKKDELCIGMEFSSEDTAHMAYSKYAGNHGFNIRKQRRTKKKKDDEKVARILYVCSKEGVRKEPKVNRSYTRPITRCGCKAHMACYLQSSGRYRIVSFNQNHNHDLVRTPMKHLLKGNRAVTVSQKQHADDAEMSGISAKATIEMMSREVGGRENLGFLDKDYRNYICRKRMAEMEKGDAGAVLEYFQKKKEDNSSFFYSMQLDKDDMITNIFWVDDRSISDYNLFGDVVCFDTTYKTNEYDRPFAPFVGVNHHKQTVVFGAALLYDETTESFKWLFETFLGAMSGKQPKTILTDQSAAMANAIVKVFPETIHRLCVWHIYVNAAKNLSRVFHGPDQFAMDFGKCVYDHEEEEDWLLAWSDMLNKHKLTENKWLKNLFEVKEKWAMVYGRHTFTADMVSTQRSESMNSILKRYLKRNFDLLTFFKHYERVLDDRRYKELVADFGMMHTSPVLVVCVEMLQHAEEVYTPEVFTLFQKEYTVIGDYVAKKTSKSEMVYEYNVSYRGVAREHLVKYDAADQTIHCSCMKFSFAGILCRHALKVLDKKNVRRIPPTYILNRWSKEAKARTVSYYHSETPNEAVKQSIGKRYSHICRTFREIASVAAEHIELTLCADKDAIELLKKLEEKKKELVRANKWMPHSLEDKLVDEEEEEDDEDVPNVRGIKRKNPCGRPKNQKDGSHGRFKSVLEKKNLGTSRSSSKARAKKKLSFQESTPTPDTQLSFAATGPILHNESFLSQVPQEPTLTPDTHVSAAATNPTLHSGSFFSQLLQNFDKNYGNGSSKDFNKNYGDGL; encoded by the exons ATgctctataatataaatatagcAATATTAAAATTGTTTGTGCAGATTGCAATGGAGAACAATCAAAAAAGTGGTCAAGAAGCTGTTCTTGGTGGTCAGTGTGAATCTAGTTTACAAGTCTCGGGTGATCTCACTTTGATAAATCAAAAGTCGGTTGAGATTTTTGTCGAAGAAGACGACATTTCACTCGGTGAATCTGAGGAAGACTATGAACTGGCCAACAAAGAGGATCTACTTGAAACTGAAGATATTGATGCTTTAGAAGCAAACAATGAGAATGAGAAGAAAGATGAACTTTGTATTGGAATGGAGTTTAGTTCTGAAGATACTGCGCATATGGCTTATAGTAAGTATGCAGGCAATCATGGTTTCAACATAAGAAAACAAAGgaggaccaaaaaaaaaaaagatgatgaaaAGGTAGCAAGGATTCTTTATGTATGCTCAAAAGAGGGGGTTAGGAAGGAGCCTAAGGTCAATAGATCTTATACCCGACCAATCACAAGGTGTGGTTGTAAAGCTCACATGGCTTGCTACCTTCAGAGTAGCGGAAGATATAGGATTGTGTCTTTCAACCAGAATCATAACCATGACTTAGTGAGGACACCTATGAAGCATTTGCTGAAGGGAAATCGAGCAGTCACTGTCTCTCAAAAACAACATGCTGACGATGCTGAAATGTCAGGAATTTCAGCAAAAGCAACCATTGAAATGATGAGCAGAGAAGTTGGGGGGAGAGAAAATCTAGGTTTTTTGGATAAAGACTATCGCAATTACATATGCCGTAAACGGATGGCAGAAATGGAAAAGGGAGATGCTGGAGCAGTTTTAGAATactttcagaaaaagaaagaagataatTCCTCATTTTTTTATTCAATGCAACTTGATAAGGACGATATGATCACAAATATCTTCTGGGTGGATGATCGGTCTATAAGCGATTACAATCTCTTTGGAGATGTTGTTTGTTTTGACACAACTTATAAGACCAATGAATATGATAGACCGTTTGCTCCATTTGTCGGGGTAAATCATCATAAGCAGACTGTTGTGTTCGGAGCTGCCCTCTTATATGATGAAACTACTGAGTCTTTTAAGTGGCTTTTTGAGACTTTTCTTGGAGCAATGTCTGGAAAACAACCAAAAACGATTCTTACAGACCAATCTGCAGCAATGGCGAATGCAATAGTGAAAGTGTTTCCAGAAACAATACATAGGTTATGTGTCTGGCATATTTACGTAAATGCTGCAAAGAATTTGAGTCGTGTGTTTCACGGACCAGACCAGTTTGCCATGGATTTTGGAAAGTGTGTATATGAccatgaggaagaagaagattggTTATTGGCATGGAGTGATATGCTCAATAAGCATAAGCTGACAGAGAATAAATGGTTGAAGAATTTGTTTGAGGTGAAAGAAAAATGGGCAATGGTATATGGCCGTCATACTTTTACAGCCGATATGGTGAGCACACAGCGTAGCGAAAGTATGAACAGTATTTTGAAAAGATACTTGAAGCGCAATTTTGACCTGTTGACCTTTTTTAAACACTATGAGAGAGTGTTGGATGATAGGCGATATAAAGAATTAGTTGCTGATTTTGGTATGATGCATACTTCGCCAGTATTAGTTGTCTGTGTAGAGATGTTGCAGCATGCAGAAGAAGTGTATACACCAGAAGTGTTTACCTTGTTCCAAAAGGAATACACTGTCATCGGTGATTATGTCGCAAAAAAGACTAGTAAGTCTGAGATGGTGTATGAATATAATGTATCTTATCGTGGAGTTGCACGAGAGCATTTGGTTAAGTATGATGCTGCAGACCAAACGATACATTGTAGTTGCATGAAGTTTTCATTTGCTGGGATCTTATGTCGTCATGCATTGAAAGTGttggacaaaaaaaatgttagaagAATTCCACCTACTTACATTCTGAATCGTTGGAGCAAAGAGGCAAAAGCACGAACAGTATCTTATTATCATTCAGAGACACCTAATGAAGCCGTGAAGCAATCGATTGGAAAGCGATATAGTCATATTTGTCGTACTTTCCGTGAGATTGCATCAGTTGCTGCTGAGCATATAGAACTGACATTGTGTGCAGATAAAGATGCGATTGAGTTGCTAAAAAAATTggaggaaaagaaaaaagaacttGTGAGAGCTAATAAATGGATGCCCCATAGTTTAGAGGATAAACTtgtggatgaagaagaagaagaagatgatgaggatGTTCCAAACGTACGTGGAATTAAAAGGAAAAATCCATGTGGGCGACCAAAGAACCAAAAAGACGGATCCCATGGTCGATTTAAAAGTGTTCTCGAAAAGAAAAATCTTGGTACATCAAGATCATCAAGTAAGGCTAGAGCAAAGAAAAAGTTATCTTTTCAg GAATCAACTCCTACTCCTGATACCCAGTTATCCTTTGCTGCCACCGGTCCGATCTTACATAATGAGTCATTTCTCTCTCAAGTACCCCAG GAACCAACTCTTACTCCCGATACCCATGTATCTGCTGCTGCCACCAATCCGACATTACATAGTGGGTCATTTTTCTCGCAATTACTCCAG AACTTCGACAAGAATTATGGCAATGGTTCATCGAAAGATTTCAACAAGAATTATGGCGATGGTTTATAG
- the LOC103841836 gene encoding SKP1-like protein 13, translating into MSKEMFTLKSSDGFLFVVDEAVVHQSVTLSPMVQDCAGREYPINNVTGKILNLVVEYCKNHVVVDGGDSSSSSSSGDALKKWDDKFITQMDLSTVYDLIMAANYLIIKGLFDLACQRVADVIAACKDHEEIRATLGIVSDYTAEEEAEVLKENEWAFD; encoded by the coding sequence ATGTCGAAGGAGATGTTCACGTTGAAGAGCTCCGACGGTTTCTTATTTGTGGTTGACGAAGCGGTCGTACATCAATCAGTGACACTGTCGCCTATGGTTCAAGATTGCGCCGGTCGTGAATACCCGATCAACAACGTCACAGGCAAAATCCTCAACTTAGTGGTAGAATACTGCAAGAATCACGTCGTTGTCGACGGTGGcgattcttcttcctcctcctcctccggcgaTGCTCTCAAGAAGTGGGACGATAAGTTCATCACGCAAATGGATCTGTCGACGGTCTACGATCTCATCATGGCTGCGAACTACCTAATCATCAAAGGTCTTTTTGATCTCGCTTGCCAGAGAGTCGCTGACGTGATCGCAGCATGCAAAGACCATGAGGAGATTCGCGCAACGTTGGGCATCGTGAGTGACTACACAGCAGAGGAGGAAGCAGAGGTTCTCAAGGAGAACGAGTGGGCTTTTGATTGA